From Clostridiales bacterium:
GATGGAGTAACTGACGACACGGCCGCACTACAATCATTATTTGCTAGTATAACAACGCCATCAGTAGTATTATTTCCGCCGGGAACATATATCGTAAAACTGCCATTGACTGTAAATGTAAATTACACAAAAATAATCGGTTATGGCGCAAAGATAGATGCGAGCGCGTTGACAGGTGCAGTATTATTTGACCTTAAAGCAACTATATTGAATTTCCCGTATACAAACAGTACAGTAACAATAGAAGGGCTTGAAATATTAGGCAACGGTATGACGAGTGGCGGCACTTTATTTAATATAAATAACCTTGATACTACCAATAAATATTCGGCCGCGCATATAGCTTTTGTAAATATTGCAGGGCACGACTTTTCAACAGGTATATTCATAGGCAATAATGCATACTGTTTAACTTTTAACCATTGTAACTTCTATTCAATGGATACAATTATGAAAGCACCAACCGGATACTCAGACAATGCTGAACGTTATAGCTTTTCTCAATGTACGTTGTTTAACAGCAACCTGGTATTGGATATTACGAACTCTGCTGATGTTTACTTTGATAATTGCTCGATTGACTATAATGCTCGTATATTTAATCTGGGATCAAGCAGAGCGTTTGTGAACCAATGCCATATTGAATATGGCAAAGGAAATGAGTCAGCTGAATATGCTCAAATAGAGATATCCAGCGCTACGGTTATTTTGAGTTTGGTAAATTGTTTCATAATGGGCGTTTCAACAATATCGTCTAAGACATTTATTAACACTACAGATGGCGGCACAAT
This genomic window contains:
- a CDS encoding glycosyl hydrolase family 28-related protein; its protein translation is MYTPTNWVDDVTPLNAANLNNIEQGLTAHDLKLADIINVKSFGVKGDGVTDDTAALQSLFASITTPSVVLFPPGTYIVKLPLTVNVNYTKIIGYGAKIDASALTGAVLFDLKATILNFPYTNSTVTIEGLEILGNGMTSGGTLFNINNLDTTNKYSAAHIAFVNIAGHDFSTGIFIGNNAYCLTFNHCNFYSMDTIMKAPTGYSDNAERYSFSQCTLFNSNLVLDITNSADVYFDNCSIDYNARIFNLGSSRAFVNQCHIEYGKGNESAEYAQIEISSATVILSLVNCFIMGVSTISSKTFINTTDGGTIDITNCIMNNLPTSRIISHTGNPRINIYGLKGNEFAKNYVPADALSFLPDPSFEGANALTQLTVTQTGTSTITVDSTTPHSGTKCLKFNKPTAGDSCMIAVTLPATVMDRIFMDFWASYSITKGSNAYDQGRIKIMYCDKDGNTIQQYEDYFSGTSSYVNMCSASLQNSNAPKGTQQVKIFIDIYGAGIGTMYLDDLYINVTR